A region of Natribaculum luteum DNA encodes the following proteins:
- a CDS encoding MFS transporter: MSLTTFIVVLNASLMNVAIPTMVNEFDTTVTVIQGAVALYSLVTAALVLPAGTLPSRHSIRRVLAVALILYAGGTLVASISWNTTILYVGWSLIQGSAAAVIFPLTFTVLIISYEDDDRATAFGLLAGVSGVGSTIGPIIGGALTTYASWRWGFALQLVGVGVILFFAQYVSPNPLSETPSSLDKGGTALSIVGSTSLVTGFVLSGKYGWVVERRPFVVDGIQFNPLGTSPAVWFLGVGLLAFAVFVQYERRMERAGKSPLVPLHVLTNRPFLAGVLTYNMRSIVSAGFFFIFPVYLQAVLGYTAFETGLALLPYSIASILFSTFTPGLRKYISPKTLIQVGIVCIGFALVLLYEQTGPGQTISRMALPVAIYGVGVGLILAQITNMTMSAIPTAYSAEASGVLNVSYSIGFSLGTAVVGSYFLGQFYGSVVDGVLRAEHETVSAEQRNDLVIALEDAAETATEATQQQFLNQLTPTQRQLLEEIFEAAMFDAQRAALLLLVLFVLLLLVASTFLPRQIPDADDRTDHPESPQSSTRDASETTVED; encoded by the coding sequence GTGAGTCTGACGACGTTCATCGTGGTCCTCAACGCATCTCTGATGAACGTGGCGATCCCCACGATGGTGAACGAGTTTGACACCACGGTCACCGTGATTCAGGGGGCGGTCGCACTCTACTCACTGGTGACAGCTGCGCTGGTTCTCCCAGCCGGTACGCTGCCGTCTCGGCATAGTATTCGGCGTGTACTGGCAGTCGCACTGATCCTCTATGCCGGTGGGACGCTGGTGGCGTCGATTAGCTGGAATACGACGATCCTCTACGTCGGCTGGTCGCTCATCCAGGGTTCCGCGGCCGCTGTGATATTTCCCCTGACGTTCACTGTACTGATAATCAGTTACGAAGACGACGACCGGGCGACGGCATTCGGACTGCTGGCTGGCGTGAGCGGCGTTGGATCGACTATTGGACCGATTATCGGTGGCGCACTAACCACGTACGCGAGTTGGCGATGGGGATTTGCGCTCCAGCTCGTCGGTGTGGGGGTTATTCTCTTCTTCGCTCAGTACGTGAGTCCGAACCCACTGTCAGAAACGCCCAGTTCACTGGATAAAGGTGGGACAGCGCTGTCCATCGTCGGTTCGACGTCGCTCGTCACCGGGTTCGTTCTGAGCGGGAAGTATGGATGGGTAGTCGAACGGCGGCCGTTTGTTGTCGACGGAATACAGTTCAATCCGCTTGGAACGTCGCCAGCGGTCTGGTTTCTCGGAGTCGGACTGCTCGCGTTCGCCGTGTTCGTTCAGTACGAACGCCGAATGGAACGTGCTGGGAAGTCGCCGCTCGTTCCGCTGCACGTACTGACGAACCGCCCGTTTTTGGCCGGTGTTCTTACATACAACATGCGCTCGATCGTCTCGGCTGGCTTCTTTTTTATCTTCCCGGTCTATCTCCAGGCAGTACTCGGATACACCGCCTTCGAAACTGGGCTCGCGTTGTTACCGTATTCTATCGCGTCGATCCTCTTTTCGACGTTTACGCCCGGTTTGCGTAAGTACATCTCGCCAAAGACGCTTATCCAGGTCGGTATCGTGTGTATCGGCTTTGCGCTGGTGCTGCTGTACGAGCAGACAGGCCCCGGTCAGACGATCAGCAGAATGGCTCTCCCAGTGGCGATTTATGGAGTCGGCGTCGGACTCATACTGGCACAGATCACCAATATGACGATGTCGGCTATCCCGACCGCGTACTCCGCCGAGGCATCCGGAGTCCTGAACGTGAGCTATTCGATCGGATTCTCCCTGGGGACGGCAGTCGTCGGCTCGTATTTTCTCGGACAGTTCTATGGTAGCGTCGTCGATGGAGTACTACGAGCAGAACACGAGACCGTTTCAGCGGAGCAACGAAATGACCTGGTGATCGCGCTCGAGGACGCAGCAGAGACGGCGACAGAAGCCACCCAGCAACAGTTCCTGAACCAGCTCACTCCGACTCAACGACAGTTGCTCGAGGAAATCTTCGAGGCTGCGATGTTCGACGCGCAACGGGCGGCGCTGCTCCTCCTCGTCCTGTTCGTGCTGCTCTTGCTTGTCGCATCGACGTTCTTGCCACGGCAGATCCCGGACGCCGACGACAGAACCGACCACCCCGAATCACCCCAAAGTTCGACACGTGACGCTTCTGAAACAACTGTGGAAGACTGA
- a CDS encoding MBL fold metallo-hydrolase, whose protein sequence is MFERRPVPTPFQVDPVNVYVAARTIVDPGPETDEAWSTVRSTLADRDLEPADVERVLVTHPHPDHCGLARRFRDRGADVFASPETAAILADFGARLEYEQSYFRTHLPRHGMPEATASAIADLTNAFRQYVSDCDVDRVLADGDEIEVGPTTLTAKAVTGHAPGELLFSYEDGGDRVAIVGDHVLGRITPNPLLQPPTEPGGDRPRVLPAFNDSLERLRDRGFDRFLPGHGEVIDRPTERIDAIFAAHEERTDAVLGLLDGQTTAYEVMEGLFDDLSIGDQFGGMSEAVGHLDILEQRDRVRRREHNHITYEPA, encoded by the coding sequence ATGTTCGAGCGTCGTCCGGTTCCAACTCCGTTCCAGGTCGATCCAGTCAACGTCTACGTCGCGGCCCGGACGATCGTCGATCCCGGCCCCGAAACCGACGAGGCCTGGTCGACGGTTCGGTCGACGCTGGCCGATCGCGACCTCGAGCCGGCGGACGTCGAACGGGTGCTCGTCACGCACCCGCACCCGGATCACTGCGGGCTGGCGAGGCGGTTTCGAGACAGGGGGGCCGACGTCTTCGCCAGCCCGGAAACGGCCGCGATACTCGCCGACTTCGGGGCTCGCCTCGAGTACGAACAGTCGTACTTCCGGACGCACCTGCCGCGCCACGGAATGCCCGAGGCGACGGCGTCGGCGATCGCCGACCTCACGAACGCCTTCCGCCAGTACGTCTCGGACTGCGACGTCGATCGCGTACTGGCAGACGGGGACGAGATCGAGGTCGGTCCGACGACGCTGACTGCTAAAGCGGTGACCGGCCACGCGCCGGGCGAACTCCTCTTTTCGTACGAAGACGGCGGCGATCGGGTGGCGATCGTCGGCGACCACGTGCTCGGTCGAATCACGCCGAACCCGCTCTTGCAGCCGCCCACGGAGCCGGGCGGCGACCGGCCGCGGGTCCTCCCCGCGTTCAACGACTCGCTCGAGCGGCTTCGCGACCGCGGCTTCGATCGGTTCCTCCCGGGACACGGCGAGGTGATCGACCGACCGACCGAGCGGATCGACGCCATTTTCGCGGCACACGAGGAACGGACCGACGCCGTGCTCGGACTCCTCGACGGGCAGACGACCGCCTACGAGGTGATGGAGGGGCTGTTCGACGATCTCTCGATCGGCGACCAGTTCGGCGGGATGAGCGAGGCGGTGGGCCATCTCGACATACTCGAGCAGCGCGACCGCGTCCGCAGACGCGAACACAACCACATCACATACGAACCCGCATGA
- a CDS encoding DUF7553 family protein, with protein MYCLKRAGEHARIGVEETLEAAEAKLRAWTDREKTPEPSRVETLREDAAELEQRDSSGDRESTRETRGVSNRPVARRSVFERKS; from the coding sequence CTGTACTGCCTGAAGCGGGCCGGCGAACACGCACGCATCGGCGTCGAAGAGACACTCGAGGCCGCCGAAGCGAAACTCCGGGCGTGGACCGATCGGGAGAAAACGCCGGAGCCGAGTCGCGTCGAGACGCTGCGCGAGGACGCCGCCGAGCTCGAGCAGCGAGACTCGAGCGGCGATCGGGAAAGCACGCGGGAAACTCGAGGCGTATCGAACAGACCGGTAGCCCGTCGCTCGGTTTTCGAAAGGAAGTCTTAA